In Porphyromonas cangingivalis, a genomic segment contains:
- a CDS encoding Fur family transcriptional regulator encodes MCDHPEKKKVLSINELEALFGQEGVRPTALRELIYTTLAQADEALSLGDIEVRLSTVDKSTISRTLHLLEGVGVIHRINDGTGAIKYAVSQIDAEEHNESPHAHFYCLRCGKTVCVEQTTLPSIELPEGFTPQVLDLIIQGVCPACNASKKK; translated from the coding sequence ATGTGTGATCATCCCGAAAAAAAGAAAGTGCTGAGCATCAACGAACTTGAAGCTCTCTTCGGACAGGAGGGAGTGCGCCCCACGGCACTCAGAGAGCTTATCTACACGACCCTTGCCCAAGCCGACGAAGCCCTCTCCCTCGGCGACATCGAGGTGCGTCTGTCGACGGTGGACAAGAGTACAATCTCTCGCACACTCCATCTCCTCGAAGGGGTAGGCGTGATCCACCGCATCAATGATGGCACAGGAGCGATCAAGTATGCCGTCTCACAGATCGATGCAGAGGAGCACAACGAGTCTCCCCATGCACACTTCTACTGCTTGCGTTGTGGCAAGACGGTGTGTGTCGAACAGACGACCCTGCCTTCGATCGAACTCCCCGAAGGCTTCACTCCACAAGTATTGGACCTCATCATCCAAGGGGTATGCCCGGCTTGCAACGCTTCGAAAAAGAAATAA
- a CDS encoding nucleotidyl transferase AbiEii/AbiGii toxin family protein, giving the protein MNDTQYKHQVALLIRIMPLVYQIKDFAVHGGTAINLFHQDLPRYSVDVDLTYIPIEPRKESLDKINFHLAKLKALIERSIPGIKVVHEPDIWKLKCAYQGAMVKIEVNGTKRGILGEVDVRTLCPKAREEFQADCKARLVPYSQLYGGKIAAALSRQHPRDIFDCKYIKDEAWGCVKGGLLLALLGSDKPIIESLAPHDVDQEGALENQFRGMTEIPFSYSDYKEARCTLIQKVNDSLDDGDRAFLLSFEHGAPKWDLCPVGDLSAFPSVQWKLQNISKLKEKDPQKFAQGIQKLLDHLKI; this is encoded by the coding sequence ATGAATGATACACAGTACAAGCATCAAGTGGCATTGCTGATCCGCATCATGCCTCTGGTATATCAGATCAAGGATTTTGCCGTCCATGGAGGTACGGCCATCAATTTGTTTCACCAAGATCTCCCTCGTTACTCTGTAGATGTTGACCTGACCTATATCCCTATCGAGCCTCGCAAAGAGAGTTTGGACAAAATCAATTTTCATCTGGCGAAGTTAAAGGCCTTGATAGAGCGTAGTATACCAGGAATTAAAGTGGTACACGAACCTGATATTTGGAAGTTAAAATGTGCCTATCAAGGAGCAATGGTCAAAATAGAAGTAAATGGAACCAAGCGTGGTATCCTTGGGGAAGTGGATGTCCGTACACTTTGCCCCAAAGCGAGAGAAGAGTTTCAGGCTGATTGTAAAGCCAGACTTGTTCCATACTCCCAACTCTATGGAGGAAAGATTGCTGCGGCATTAAGCCGACAGCATCCGAGAGATATTTTTGATTGCAAATACATCAAGGATGAGGCTTGGGGATGCGTCAAAGGTGGGCTGCTGTTGGCACTATTGGGGAGTGATAAGCCTATCATCGAGTCCCTTGCTCCTCACGATGTAGATCAAGAGGGAGCACTTGAAAATCAATTCAGAGGAATGACAGAAATCCCCTTTTCTTACTCTGATTACAAAGAAGCAAGGTGTACACTTATCCAAAAAGTGAATGATAGTTTAGATGATGGAGATAGAGCCTTTCTGCTGTCGTTTGAGCACGGTGCCCCCAAATGGGATCTATGTCCCGTGGGAGATCTCAGCGCCTTTCCATCTGTGCAGTGGAAGCTCCAAAATATCTCAAAACTAAAAGAGAAAGATCCCCAAAAATTTGCCCAAGGCATACAAAAACTCTTAGATCATCTGAAAATATGA
- a CDS encoding type IV toxin-antitoxin system AbiEi family antitoxin domain-containing protein: protein MSILKESKINQLLQLGQKGGLYFSTWLNKQGYSPQLINRYRSSGWLSSLSRGVMYRTGDSLSAFGALVSYNTQLKKDFRVAAHSALELWGFNHYVPMGKPLLMVTSRQETTPQWMRAEAFDREFRAFGTEVFLVPQVTSLKYLDWDLLVSAPEQAFMECLFLAPRHYGYMDLFYIMEQLTTLRPDIVQHLLHTTKHYRLKRVFLYMAEKAGHYWFDELDLSDVDLGTHKLQLVKSGVYINKYRMTIPQELHDYE from the coding sequence ATGAGTATATTAAAAGAGAGTAAAATAAACCAATTGCTCCAATTGGGACAGAAGGGGGGCTTATACTTCTCCACGTGGCTGAACAAACAAGGGTACTCTCCTCAGCTCATCAACCGTTATCGCTCCTCGGGCTGGCTGTCATCACTGAGCAGAGGGGTTATGTATAGGACAGGAGACTCCTTGTCAGCCTTCGGGGCATTGGTGTCGTACAATACCCAACTCAAAAAGGACTTCAGAGTTGCCGCACATTCAGCCTTGGAGCTGTGGGGATTCAACCACTATGTGCCTATGGGGAAGCCGCTGCTCATGGTAACTTCGAGACAAGAGACTACCCCTCAATGGATGAGGGCAGAGGCCTTTGACCGTGAGTTCAGAGCATTTGGGACAGAGGTGTTTTTGGTACCTCAAGTAACAAGTCTGAAGTATCTCGACTGGGATTTGCTTGTCTCTGCCCCCGAACAAGCCTTTATGGAGTGCCTTTTTCTTGCTCCCCGACATTACGGATATATGGACTTGTTTTATATAATGGAGCAACTCACTACTCTACGTCCCGACATAGTACAGCATCTCCTCCATACCACCAAACACTACCGACTCAAACGGGTCTTTCTCTATATGGCCGAAAAGGCAGGCCACTATTGGTTTGACGAGTTGGATCTGTCTGACGTAGACTTAGGCACACACAAACTACAGTTGGTCAAGTCGGGGGTGTACATCAACAAATACCGAATGACAATCCCCCAAGAACTCCATGACTATGAATGA